In Nymphalis io chromosome 13, ilAglIoxx1.1, whole genome shotgun sequence, the genomic stretch GGCTTTTGAACTTATGGTATTGATGgagttatcaaaataaaacaggGAAATGTCATCaacataaagattatttttataatgtaggtGTTAACCTTTAAATGATGTTAGACCCTATTCATGACTTAAACGGGTAGATCTCTGCATTTTCGTTTCCATGGAATCTGTTGCCAAAACTCGATAGCGCGAAAGTTtttacccacgatcatcggttaagattcacgcgttctaaccactaggccatctcgacttgagGCTTATTGTGTCAAAAGCTCTTTTAAGGTCAATAAATATTCCTAAGGCTATTTGTTTATTATCgacactttgttttattttgtaatcagATCTACTGTTGCTGATAGACATTTAGATTTTTGTCCAAAATCTGTTTCTTTGAAACTTGAAAATTTTgactaattaaatatgtttctaaGCGATTATGGATAATCCTTACATAATTTTTTGAGAGAATAGGAAGAACCGATATGGGCCGGTAATTACTTGGATCGGAATAACTCCCCTGCCTTTAATGTTGACGTGACTTTGGCGATTTTGAGACTatctttgaatatatatatatatctatgggGAATGTtccatctttaaaaaatatatttatacagctAGTAATTTCTTAAGCTACtactttgaaatttattttagaaatttagtAGATATGCCATCTATTCCTGAACTAGTATTGGAATCTAACTTCCGTATGATCCCAGCTACTTCGCTTTCTGTAGTCGGTGTAAGTTGGGTTAGCGTAGTTTTTAGATGAATTATTACTGTTATAATGTTTAGACATCTGTTTTTATTATGGCAAAAtggaatttgttttcttttaatatagagcctacataattaataatggtATTGGTAGTTGCTTTTTCTCTAATACAGTAATCTGAATTGATgttgttcaaaatattatatccattTTCTTGTAAGACTTATTTGTAAGACTCAGTCAAGTTATCCGagcttaatatattaaagaaaaagtcTCCAAAGAGGATTTTTCTCTTCCTGTGATGCAGCTGGTAACTATAAGAATCGAGAAAGCTTTTAGGATTTGTCAAAATTGGTTATCTGTATATAGCTTCGATATCCAGAGAATAATTCTTAAGATGTACCCAGAGGTAATTTTTGAAATGACTTAGATTGTATAAAAAGAGTAACACTTAAGTCATGTAAAACTTTTcggtattatttttcaaaataaatcattttttccATCTAATTCTGTTTATAAAtctcaatcaaatcaatataaaataaatataatatatattaaaagatctGTGTATGTGACGTACGTTTATCGTATGTCATATGtagctaattaaaaaatatacttagagTACATGTATGAAAAAAAGTTATAGATAGTTCAATCCAAGATGACGCGCCCCACTATCCCATTCAATAAATGCAAATGTGCACAATGTTGGCTGCTAAGGTGTGAGCCCTATCGTTACAAAGTAACCATGTAGCACACAACACTCTAAAATAAATCACGAAAAGTCTCATACCTAGTTAACAGAAAATACACTCTTCTACTACTATATATTATCGACTTTAAATAAGGATGTAATTTGTTCCAagtgtaatattttgtaataatatttattttaaatacaagtataatattttattgcaattaaaaCCTCTccataacaaatttattactatactttatatatgATACCATATTTTCGCAAATTCGTGAAAACACGGTTTGACagaattgaaatatttcttttaaaaataaaatatgaatctgAATCGTCACTTATGTTAGCTTTTTTCaacgttaaaatttataacacttaattcagaaatattttctttcttaattATGCTCGCTTTGTTTAAATGCGACAAGGTAGCTTCATTCTTTTGCTCAATGTAAAATTCTAGTGACTGTGCTTTTAGATACTCCAACAACCTGTGCAGTTATGCAGCGTGCATCGGTTATTTTTtctgcataattattatttgcttcTTTTTTCATGAAATCATATGTACATACCTTTGCGATAATTTTTCTTGCCtagaaaaatcaataacaatttaattataaatggttATGAATCgagtaaaacataaataaaattacaaagtatGTTAAGACCTGGCTTTTAATAACAGTGCGTTCTGTTTTtctagatatattaaaaaagaagttataaaaaaattacagaacTAAAAATTCAAGTAAAGCAACTTTTCCGATGACTCAAGATTCGCGGCAACTAACCGTGTATACCGAATCGTGGGCTACTCGAAAGTTGAGACTAATGCTCCGACTTGCAGCTAGACTGGAACTACCAGGTTTCCCGTAGCCCGTGCTTTCCccttgagaaaaataaaaaaaacatttttcaattcTTACGTTGATATTTTGATCCAAACCTTTTCCTATATTACTGGGAAAATATTAACACTTGCAACATTTTGGTGTAAAGCATTAGCATTCTATTCTCCGCTTTATAATAAGGTTAGAAGGTTCAAAATAAAACGTATTGTATTTGTTACGTCAAAATTTGTTCTATCTCTCTCTTAAAGTGGTGGATTTCTTTCAATGTCTTTTCTACTTGTcctgtttattttgtttttttatcaaaaaagagAAACAAACCCACATCAGTTTTGATACAAACGAGAGAGCAAACATCAAGGATGTACAATGGAggacagaataaaaaaaaccaactcAAAttggataaatataaaatataatataagctcccaattgttttacaatttatacatCTTAGCCATTTATGAATTTccttgtataattattaattttgatatctGCATCTTTAACTCttctgtaaataatttttatgaaaatagtaTTTTTGTGCTTGTaactattttagtttaaaaaaagtgtCATAATATATAGTTgtgtttgattattttatagttatctcGATAATATTTTGGActtaactaattaataattataaaactatcttTGTTTTCAACATTTATAATTCAGGCCACATTTATCCACCGCTGTACAAACGCCTCCTGACTCCACTCCTCCTCGAATCCTTAGCGTAATTTGCTAATGTTATTTGATTATTGAACTTAcatcaataacattttttattctattaactatatataatgtaaaatattacgtGTATTAGCTTCCTcgttaaaaacaattaagtattATGTATTAAGCACACATTTCAATactcattacattttttataaagtcttaattattttggattattcgaataaactattattttttaaactaaacttAATTCATACGTTGTGGCGCAGACTACCACGCAGTATTTGAAGTCTGTTCgatcaatacaataataatcctAAAACTTCGAAGgaaaattagaaattataaagaatattaagtGTAATGATATATTAAGCCTATTTATGAAAAACACACATTTGTTATTggcttagtattttttaaataaataaaaaacgatttcGTGCAAATTTCGTTGAACATTACCACACTGTGACGACACGCCATACGTCGCGTTTGCGTCATCATAACGTGAACAGCGCTCAAACGGGGAGGACGTGGGATGAAAGAGTGTTTAGTGCTTCATtagaaacattatattttttttcaaatgtttctAATATCGAAATTATAAGTACAAAGTAATAGGATAGGTGCGTCTGtgttttatacgtttatttttacctttttttttgagatttTACTTTatgaatatcattaataatgttttttctttaCAGGGTTTTTCTTCGGTCGGCCGCCATCATGGCGTCGGACGAACAGTTTTCGCTATGTTGGAACAATTTCCATGCGAATATGTCAGCAGGCTTTCATGGCCTGCTGTCGCGTGGGGATTTAGTAGATGTAACACTTGCTGCTGAAGGCAGAATATTACAGGCACACAAATTAGTTTTATCAGTATGTTCTCCCTATTTTCAAGAAATGTTCAAAATGAACCCCACTCATCATCCCATAGGTGAgacaacaaattatttaaatattaaagtgtgCTATCTACTCAGtacttcataattttatattccttttttttgtttcagtatttttaaaagatgTTAGTCATTCAGCGCTTAGGGACTTATTACAGTTTATGTATCAAGGTGAAGTTAATGTTAAGCAAGAAGAATTAGCGTCGTTTATTAGTACCGCGGAACAACTTCAAGTTAAAGGTTTAACCGGTAATCAAAATGAAGAAAGTTCCACGCCATCCAAACCAAAGCCGACATCGAGGCCAGGCCCGAGGTCGTCACAACAAAGGCAATCTGTTATGACTAAGTTAGAGACTGATTTAGATTCTAAGCCCTCCTCAACTCCAGTAGCAATTAAGAGACCAAATAGGCCATCAATAGCATCAAATAATTCGTCATCATCTCAAAGTGGACCCGCGAAACGAAAATGTGTAGACCCATTAGAAGCTGGACCGTCAGGATCAGCGAAAGAGGAATTTGTAACGATACCCGACGAAGATGAAAACAACGCTGTGGCCCCGAAAATGGAACCTGAATTTGTTAATGAAAGTATGTGGGATGAAGATGACGATGGCACGAATAATGATGAAACTAACTTCGGCGAGGACGACTCGAATATGGAAATGACTGGTAATTAAATTCGTACATACTTAATGTTACTAATTGAGTAGTAAATTTCTTAACAATTCCTTTAATTTTAGGCTTTGATGGTTCAACGACAGGCGACGGTAATATTACTGGAGGTGGGGAAGGTGGCGCTGTGGGTGACGCACAAGGTAGGTTTACACTTCAATTCCTAGGACAGTTTTTATCAAAGCTTTTGATGTAAGCTGCCTCATGTTAAGATTTATGTTCAAAGCTGTTTTCTTTTTCtatgtttttcatttaatataactttaaacataaatctttagaataaaatgaaatttgtaaGTTAGAATTAAGACTAGTATTATTagcattttacttttatatatggtttgtaattattttgtcatgTTACAGGTTATTCGAGTAAAAGACAGTGCTTTAACGAATTAGCGCTAATGCTATATTAAAACACTGTCTTCAGGTATTATTAAGGTGTATGGTAATGGTAGTAAATTGGTATTTATGGTAACATCGTTATTGGTATCACATCAAATTGTAAATACATTGTACAAGGTAACATGAATTGTTTGAAACGAGTAAGAGGCCGAGAGGTAATGGTAAGTATTATGGTAAAAGTGgatcgaaattaattttatttccattaaGCACAAGTATCTAAATGGTTTATGGTAAAAGTTGATACGTTGGAATACGTATCTTAGATATAAATGCAGACTGTCTTTACAAAACTAATGTATGAGCTGGCTGCATTCATATCAATCTTGTGCTATTTAGTGTGCTGAACAGTAATAGTTAACTAAGAACTGGTTCTGAGCAAAGGTATTTGGTAGAGACGAATGAACGCATATATATATggatacagatatatatatttatatacatggatgtatgtatatatatgtatacatagatgtatgtgcatatatatatacatggatgtatgtacatatatatacacggatatgtatgtacatatatatacatggatgtatgtacatatatatatatatacatggatgtatataatacatacctGAATGACTTCAGCTCTGCGATACCCAAACTTCTATTTAGACAACTTTAAATTTAAGCCACTTGTCATGGTGTCGTGGGCCgcaaactataattataacaattgacGGATTTGTGGCCAACCATTAGTCCGGCGGGCCGCAGGTTGAGTACCGCTGCTCTAGGCCTGAAACGCGGCGGCTAATTATAGTTGCTTACTTAGTTACGTGGTAATTATTCATGACTAGATGATTCCTGCCTACTTGTCTATTTTTTACTCATGGGGGGGACCACATTGTATATGGTAGGTCAAGGTAATGTACAGTATCCGTTGGAGGGTGTATGTTTTCTATGTTGGTTATAACCACTGAATAAGTGTACGTGATTTTAAACTTGATTTTCTAAATATGCACTTATTGTATGTATAGAAAAAGTAACACTAAATTTAGTCACTATCTTATAACAGGATGCCAGTTCGTAAATcttaaattctatataaattaactacGATACTAAGTAATTGTAGGTACGTCAATTGCACTAatggaaatttatattaattttaataagctgATATTTGAAAGTCCTTGTAAGGGTTTTGTTAAACCAAATTGGTTAAATTTAGACCTTTTGTATATCAAATGATTGTACATCGAATATTGATTTATAGCCTAatttatccaaaaaaaaaaaaaaaaattatacaaatgatagctcattgtatgtatgtaacataAGTAGCATGTTTATACGGACAAATTTCgctaaaaataatcaatatacttttataatttgacaATGCTATATAGGgggaaatcatttatatatcaaaatagataatttagtgTAGAAACAACGCTCGCTTGAGTTTTACAATATCAGTTGgcataaaattaatgtttccaTCAGCATATACAAAGTTAGTATTTGACGTACCTACctacatacatttaataaatagtcttatttataaaaagttaggATATGTAAAATTCACTATTTATGAACTGCATTCTTTTATCAGAATGACTGCTCATTTTTATGTAACTTTATCAAAACATACGATaatgtacatttataaaaaaaatattagtaaaattaggTAAGTTTCTCGTCATTTAGTCATCGTACAGTTTGTATATTTGTGGAAATCATACTCCTCCCTTTCTCCAGATTATTCGTACTATTTACCAAATATAGAcagttttatacttaatatttattgtcttaATAGATATCtacaatcaaaattatttaaggtGTACCCTGATAGATAACTAAGATATGTTTTCTGTTTCTACCTCTGCTATAACCGTATAGATATCTAGTAAATAACAAGACAAGACAAAAACAACATTGCCTGCGTTACGGAAAAGTGATCGATATTTAATACTGATGCTAAATATTCCTGAACTTTGTCTGCTTCTATCGGAAGGAAAAATTCACATCTCAGCAAATTTACCGAAAAATTATGGAAAGACAATGAGAAAAAGGTAAAGTGGTAAGGTGCTACAATAAAACCAAAAAACGAGTTTCTTTTTCATTTGCTCCGATTGCCCCGGATTATCAGgtcttttctttttaaatgttgagtaatttgtcataaattattataattggagATCATCTATACAAACAAGGTCACTAACTACATAACTTactcaaacaatatttttttgagtAACATCACAATCTAACATTTGTTTTGCATAAACAATACACAAAACCTTATTTAATAGTAACAATCACGTCTACTGAAGTCTGATTTCtatttgaaaatggaaatagaagaaaaaaataaaaaaacaagcacaatttaaaacattataataacaattttaaatttcctttcattatcaaataaaccttaattattttcttaataaaaaaaatttaatatttaacttagcTTTTATTTACTACTAGTTAAGTACAAAGATGTAAAACAATGCTGAGCGTGCATCAGAATGACtagatcagctttaaaatactaccagcatttagtaactttgtttatttattttatacttttagtatttattatcaataaaattttatgttaaaaatgacTAGTCAATCTGATGCCAAGATTACCGGCTTTTTATGATTTGCACCATACGGAGCCCTTATgcgctaataataaaaatacacaataatactaCCATATATTTATACCAGGGTACTAAATGGGACCTAATCGGGTACTAAATGCTAATATGTACAGTAATTCTGATGGACGCCCGTGCCGAGCAACTAATAACTACCTCCAGGGGGATAACTAAAAGGAAAACAAAATCAGCCGatgttaatatgaaaaaatattttttcttatttttatccaTATAATTCAggctaaaattgttttttataagtaaagcagTCAGCCGATGCGGGACCCATAGCCTACACTGCCTATTCTATTGGATAATCCGGCCCTGAGACGTGatgtcaaataaatttaaaaataaaaggttcTGAAACgtacaaatgtaaatttaaactgGCATTATTACAACGCTTAGGCCTATGTACTTGCaatcatttacaaaatttaaaattcaaatagtaaaatatgtttttgataaGTGATTTACCCTAAGGTCGATATAaatgacatttatatttaatcatcatAAATTATTCATCAATTACAAGAaaacgttatttaattataaacttgaaGTTTTCTTACAGAACACACTACACCAAAATGTTACAGCCTGTTTTCTTAACCTACTagaaatcctaactaatataaatgcgaaagtgtgtgattgtttgttacgctttaaagTCGTAACTACTGAAGTAATGCCGCAGGCGGAAAGTAGTTTGATGTCAACTGAACTTGATCAAGTCtatatacaagtaaaataacgtaaaaaaaaagtataagtaagaattacctatttttatataaatgactgATTGCACAATAGGCGTGTCATCAATGGTTACGAAGCGATACAAGACAGTCCCGTCaggatatatgtatttgtttactGCAGCTAAAAGTGCGCCGCAACGAATTAGTTTCatgaatttttttctttctgaAAGGATGACAGCATTAACAATCAAAtacttaagtaaaataaataagcaaagtgTAAATACAGATTGTCTAGTCTTATACTTTACGTATTTGAACAGAAGCTGTGCGCCTCTGCGGCGTGTTGGTGTGGTAATGTATAGAAACATTTTATACACAGATACATTCATTAgtggaatattataatataacatctatgacttttaaatttaaattttaaattgagtgctaaatttgaaaatattttcttctcCCTTCTTCACCGTAAGGCAACCAGCTTGTTTCTAAGAGCAATGAAACAATTGGCAAATTAGGAGTTCGGCAGATGCGAAAGggacaacatttttatttaagtatgtatgtagTTTATTAAAAGTATGTATGTAGTCTTATGTATGCGGctgaaaacaaaatttatttaccgCTCCAGAATACATATTACCTACTACCACCATGAACCTAATAAATATGTACCAACTTCTAAATAAAAGGGTGCCGGTCAATCTAATGAATAATTGATACTgacaagataaatattaaatgtgctttatatttttataacttcattttttaacatattgaCATATacggtatataaataatacaagcaACCTAGAGAGAAAAAGATATCTGCAATATCTACAGTATCTACTTACTTCTAATTAAAAGAATGTGTATTAGAAAAATTAGAATTACTGCtgaattataaaactaatcatTGCTTACTCAAAGATTTAAAACACAACCAGAGCTTAAAATTTATTGGTTGACTAAATACTAGATGGCGCTATGTATGTGACTTACTCGTTTAGTTATTAAATTGTTACCTTAAAAATTCAATAGATGTCATTTCAAGTTCtggttttattactattatactaacatgaaatattcaatgttatagaatacaataattactaattatcaCACGacttttattctaattttaaataagattgaaCATATTATTAGATGCTATgtgtgatttttaaaatagatacattaaaacgaatacattcgattgtgaaaaatattattaatcttaaattagttttttaaacatacacttaaatattgttaatatatagccctatttttaagagttttaattttaaaactttttaaatatacattatattcggTCATACTATTTTActtgcattttaaatatattttcctgaATAGCTATACAGTCTCAccattgattttatttgaagatattgtatattttatttactaaatacaaTGCGTGCCAAGGAAAAGAATTCCGTTATTTGTGGTCGCCGTCTAAACGCCGTAAGATCTATGGTCGCAAATGTGTCATTCAGTGATTGTTTACTATTTTGAGAAATAGTAAAAGATAAAGtggtataaaacaataatattcaaataatgagagtgattttatttatgaaaactgTATTACACTTTTTGAATATGAACTTAACAGCGGTTTTTGTATTAGTAACGTTATAACTGCGAACGTGTTTACGtcaaatgttttatgttatttggtGGTATTTTAAGTGTTAATATATGGTGCTTGTGAAATAAAAAGTGCATTGTTTTTTGGATTATATGTTGGTATGTACAATTTTACTATAAACTCATGTCATATGTCATAAAAAAAGCATCTAATCTAACACGACATCAAACGAATACAGGTTGTCAAATTGACTACTTATTATTTGGATTTTATTTCAAGAGTTTTGTTTTCAaggaatataatgtaaattataaaaaataataaactatgagttactattattgacattttatttgtaatcaaatgatgaaataaaacattttgcgCGCGTTATTTGTAAACATAACCTAAAAATTTtgcttaagtaaatatttatcattattttacgtgtagatatatatttctttgatataaaatgaaattaaacaaatctaataataataacctacgCTAAATGATTGAGTCAATGTAATTAAAGAAGACttcatattatgaatattttatattaattatactaatatacaaccaatataataataaccaaacatgtaaaaaataagtaagtCATCTGTTTCGAATGATGTTAGGACAGGTCCTTTTAGAGAATAATTggattaatgaataaatagtaaaacataGTCTATATCTATAAACATAATGTTTGAACCGAAACACTATAATAATTAGCAAAAGTATGaaaggtaataaatatatatcatcatttaaaattttatatcacacAAATAGAATTATCCTATAATTCATCTTATTCTTGtctattttttactaatttatctTATTCCAAACAGTGccaaaacaaaaccaatttaCTATTGCCTTAATAGTGTTGTGGCACTCACATTagtcaaataaacattaaaaatatttgtctccTTTTTTTCACCATAGAAACATtgcataataataactaaacataaaaaatgctaAGATACTTGACCACAATtagtaatatcaaataatatcctTTATGTTTctgaattttaaaaacattttatcagaATATGATAGGCATCATCTCCAACAGCATATTCTGCACAATTTTGTGATGCTTGCCATATCCATCAGAATTTGGCATAGAGGAATATGCAAGATTGAATTCTGAATGCTAGGAGCATTACAGccagtaaatatttatcatctCAAGGATTTTTTGAGGGAGAAGAAGGAggaaaaagtcgagatggtaAGAATGTCTTGACCGAtgaatgtgggttcaaacctgggcaagtacctctgaattttcatgtgcttaatttctgtttataattatactcgtgcttttcggtgaaggaaaacatagtgaggaaacctacatgtgtctaatttcatcgaaattctgccacacgtgtattccaccaacccgcattggagcagtgtgttggaataagctccaaaccttctcaaaaagggagaggaggccttaacccagcagtgggcatttacaggctgttactgtactgtacaaggATTTTTCTATGTTGCAAATTGTAATGTTGTGGTAACAATTTCTtcctttttaaactttttattaaatattctttccaaaaacaataaattttttttaacagtataATTTAAATCTGAAACAGGTACTATAATTCAATGGAATAGCCTTGCTCCATATGAACTGttgttctattattattatgtttcaagTTAATTATGTTCTGATCTGTTAGTTCCCCCTAaacttgtattaatttaaaagaaaaaaaaaataaaatatttagtttgttttcCTGACTGATTTCAGGTATTCTTATTCTTTTTCAACTAAAAACAATCAGCAATAGAGATATTAAACTGCTTAAATATGTACAATCTATTTCTTCATATCATATCTATCTCATAACAATCCAAAATTGGTAAATGAAATCACAATTAACCCTGAATAAAGCTGGAAATGAAATCAAGGCATTgtcaaaagatatattttttcaatggtTATCAATAACTTTCAATTAAATACTTTTCGAAATCATGGACAGATAATTAAGGACACAAAACATCTTAACAGGATTCggtaaaaattaacattaaatattaaaaaaccagtttatctttattgtaaataaaaatttaattaaatatactc encodes the following:
- the LOC126772691 gene encoding protein tramtrack, beta isoform isoform X44, which codes for MASDEQFSLCWNNFHANMSAGFHGLLSRGDLVDVTLAAEGRILQAHKLVLSVCSPYFQEMFKMNPTHHPIVFLKDVSHSALRDLLQFMYQGEVNVKQEELASFISTAEQLQVKGLTGNQNEESSTPSKPKPTSRPGPRSSQQRQSVMTKLETDLDSKPSSTPVAIKRPNRPSIASNNSSSSQSGPAKRKCVDPLEAGPSGSAKEEFVTIPDEDENNAVAPKMEPEFVNESMWDEDDDGTNNDETNFGEDDSNMEMTGFDGSTTGDGNITGGGEGGAVGDAQVQFVLSQKGKRMIKLNGFTYSATPSAGIKTRWKCSTHQHHGCHAAVHTINDEVVLIKNDHNHPQKKLLFTTTYEDK
- the LOC126772691 gene encoding protein tramtrack, beta isoform isoform X20; the encoded protein is MASDEQFSLCWNNFHANMSAGFHGLLSRGDLVDVTLAAEGRILQAHKLVLSVCSPYFQEMFKMNPTHHPIVFLKDVSHSALRDLLQFMYQGEVNVKQEELASFISTAEQLQVKGLTGNQNEESSTPSKPKPTSRPGPRSSQQRQSVMTKLETDLDSKPSSTPVAIKRPNRPSIASNNSSSSQSGPAKRKCVDPLEAGPSGSAKEEFVTIPDEDENNAVAPKMEPEFVNESMWDEDDDGTNNDETNFGEDDSNMEMTGFDGSTTGDGNITGGGEGGAVGDAQELKFIRSVRGKRQLIQGGYTFSPWLKSEGKPIVRWYCSSHHARGCKASLRTHENKIIEHIDNHNHLPGHWKYKIADKCNKYV
- the LOC126772691 gene encoding protein tramtrack, beta isoform isoform X48 produces the protein MASDEQFSLCWNNFHANMSAGFHGLLSRGDLVDVTLAAEGRILQAHKLVLSVCSPYFQEMFKMNPTHHPIVFLKDVSHSALRDLLQFMYQGEVNVKQEELASFISTAEQLQVKGLTGNQNEESSTPSKPKPTSRPGPRSSQQRQSVMTKLETDLDSKPSSTPVAIKRPNRPSIASNNSSSSQSGPAKRKCVDPLEAGPSGSAKEEFVTIPDEDENNAVAPKMEPEFVNESMWDEDDDGTNNDETNFGEDDSNMEMTGFDGSTTGDGNITGGGEGGAVGDAQGMKPQFIKSKKGNQLILLSGYKYYTKKTRVNGEVVRKRWQCSTNSARGCKAAINTIDDVIVSLNICHNHEPKPKRA
- the LOC126772691 gene encoding protein tramtrack, beta isoform isoform X18, which codes for MASDEQFSLCWNNFHANMSAGFHGLLSRGDLVDVTLAAEGRILQAHKLVLSVCSPYFQEMFKMNPTHHPIVFLKDVSHSALRDLLQFMYQGEVNVKQEELASFISTAEQLQVKGLTGNQNEESSTPSKPKPTSRPGPRSSQQRQSVMTKLETDLDSKPSSTPVAIKRPNRPSIASNNSSSSQSGPAKRKCVDPLEAGPSGSAKEEFVTIPDEDENNAVAPKMEPEFVNESMWDEDDDGTNNDETNFGEDDSNMEMTGFDGSTTGDGNITGGGEGGAVGDAQVRFVTSRRGRRMIKLNGYTYSSKSKLGAKTRWKCSTHQPHGCRAALATFGDEIIVIREDHTHPPIKTRRTQIDQESTNMNERK
- the LOC126772691 gene encoding protein tramtrack, beta isoform isoform X35, which codes for MASDEQFSLCWNNFHANMSAGFHGLLSRGDLVDVTLAAEGRILQAHKLVLSVCSPYFQEMFKMNPTHHPIVFLKDVSHSALRDLLQFMYQGEVNVKQEELASFISTAEQLQVKGLTGNQNEESSTPSKPKPTSRPGPRSSQQRQSVMTKLETDLDSKPSSTPVAIKRPNRPSIASNNSSSSQSGPAKRKCVDPLEAGPSGSAKEEFVTIPDEDENNAVAPKMEPEFVNESMWDEDDDGTNNDETNFGEDDSNMEMTGFDGSTTGDGNITGGGEGGAVGDAQATYVISQKGRRMVILNGYTYCAIKGRGFKVRWKCSSHNARGCLATVHTIDDIIVYSKEVHNHAPSTTTYVDKIVVDK
- the LOC126772691 gene encoding protein tramtrack, beta isoform isoform X21 translates to MASDEQFSLCWNNFHANMSAGFHGLLSRGDLVDVTLAAEGRILQAHKLVLSVCSPYFQEMFKMNPTHHPIVFLKDVSHSALRDLLQFMYQGEVNVKQEELASFISTAEQLQVKGLTGNQNEESSTPSKPKPTSRPGPRSSQQRQSVMTKLETDLDSKPSSTPVAIKRPNRPSIASNNSSSSQSGPAKRKCVDPLEAGPSGSAKEEFVTIPDEDENNAVAPKMEPEFVNESMWDEDDDGTNNDETNFGEDDSNMEMTGFDGSTTGDGNITGGGEGGAVGDAQDPVFITSLRGNQLILLDGYRYSLKTFMKISTSVKKRWHCSTHNGRSCKASLITLDDVIVKKNTVHNHSIVEVKRYNANYKKN
- the LOC126772691 gene encoding modifier of mdg4 isoform X2, yielding MASDEQFSLCWNNFHANMSAGFHGLLSRGDLVDVTLAAEGRILQAHKLVLSVCSPYFQEMFKMNPTHHPIVFLKDVSHSALRDLLQFMYQGEVNVKQEELASFISTAEQLQVKGLTGNQNEESSTPSKPKPTSRPGPRSSQQRQSVMTKLETDLDSKPSSTPVAIKRPNRPSIASNNSSSSQSGPAKRKCVDPLEAGPSGSAKEEFVTIPDEDENNAVAPKMEPEFVNESMWDEDDDGTNNDETNFGEDDSNMEMTGFDGSTTGDGNITGGGEGGAVGDAQVHWVTKTSGTKLAIINGFTYYCGIKSKKTSSWRCTKGGNCKARFTLQDETNQISRVELLHNHTPPHFVIRNVQFVMKDTGVHLAIFNGFTYYCGFKNTRMSSWRCTKGGTCKAKFSIVNDNKEMIRTVLEHNHKPPKYVVRNGVYLKI
- the LOC126772691 gene encoding protein tramtrack, beta isoform isoform X36, whose translation is MASDEQFSLCWNNFHANMSAGFHGLLSRGDLVDVTLAAEGRILQAHKLVLSVCSPYFQEMFKMNPTHHPIVFLKDVSHSALRDLLQFMYQGEVNVKQEELASFISTAEQLQVKGLTGNQNEESSTPSKPKPTSRPGPRSSQQRQSVMTKLETDLDSKPSSTPVAIKRPNRPSIASNNSSSSQSGPAKRKCVDPLEAGPSGSAKEEFVTIPDEDENNAVAPKMEPEFVNESMWDEDDDGTNNDETNFGEDDSNMEMTGFDGSTTGDGNITGGGEGGAVGDAQVQFVMKDTGVHLAIFNGFTYYCGFKNTRMSSWRCTKGGTCKAKFSIVNDNKEMIRTVLEHNHKPPKYVVRNGVYLKI